From the Psilocybe cubensis strain MGC-MH-2018 chromosome 9, whole genome shotgun sequence genome, one window contains:
- a CDS encoding Cell number regulator 11, translating into MSLLNLLSQIRTAKKANQKSEPKLKTHHFSATHLLNPIAYNPLARLTHSAPKTHILSFYPHKLSTDTIMDTDDNRSTTTTTLRDITHTNTLSGFNFQVSNPSEVPLDPDSDSSPGEPRHVPPAVVVDKQHRRWQFHAKQQPQVMTDSDAWNQDKELGTRRGGKRKRRSDSPSRHLHDHTAAQGLHYPARCYCRYNHHQYYGVHDEEEEIRGREAPQIANPSHTLQTNPPTMSVDPSSYPYPYALSQRMRHQYPYTNHPRERDRGWPPDDVYHVAQRAVKPVTFADIRPLTIRRRTAAVQALALRQPAEGAPRDPYSYSTSTPSRPYISQQPSLEHLPKPARTHAYPLTRIEDRRKPSLLAPTLTPEWMRREESVTYEDDEYSRGGAAGVRYGSRPGRMYSGSSSSHLGGSNVQNQRTVIRNSSFYSNSPQQYRPVQQQRRPQIRLAVHGLSYVNEGAEHTIQGPEERINEQRVVPDNPPSLLPDAARSGMSMYGAPYSRAPSFSYPHTYPYSGMDRRWPKEVTEDKEGGVYLGPARKMSTVSQQPQRHPGMRLGRRGKGGGNRNAKCMPVAADGTRDWSTDLCLFCDHNLGTCCKALWCPCIVYGRNKARIEYLYAEQTAHPTKGGPACSGDCAIHACLTTFCLFGWAIQIPNRASVRRRYNIEGDWLGDCAAALFCSPCELSQESREIDLEEQSFFEETEDEGGGMWGKR; encoded by the exons ATGTCTCTCCTAAACCTCCTTTCCCAAATACGCACTGCAAAAAAAGCGAATCAGAAATCCGAACCTAAACTCAAAACACACCACTTCTCCGCCACACACTTACTCAACCCAATCGCCTACAACCCTCTCGCTCGCTTGACACATTCGGCTCCAAAGACACACATTCTCTCCTTTTACCCACATAAACTTTCAACTGACACGATCATGGACACGGACGACAACCGATCGACCACCACTACGACACTGCGCGACATCACCCACACAAACACCCTGTCCGGGTTCAATTTCCAAGTCTCGAATCCATCCGAAGTGCCACTCGATCCTGACTCCGATTCTAGTCCTGGAGAACCACGCCATGTGCCGCCGGCTGTCGTGGTAGACAAACAGCATAGGAGATGGCAGTTCCATGCTAAACAGCAACCACAGGTCATGACGGATTCAGATGCCTGGAACCAGGACAAAGAATTAGGaacaagaagaggaggaaagcGAAAAAGGAGATCGGACTCTCCTTCGCGACACCTACACGACCATACCGCGGCGCAGGGACTGCATTATCCTGCGAGGTGCTACTGCCGGTACAACCACCATCAGTACTACGGCGTtcacgacgaagaagaagagatcCGGGGTCGCGAAGCACCGCAGATAGCCAACCCGTCGCACACACTGCAAACCAACCCCCCAACGATGTCTGTGGATCCGTCTTCATATCCTTATCCCTATGCGCTGTCGCAACGGATGCGACACCAATATCCCTATACTAACCATCCCCGAGAACGAGACCGAGGCTGGCCCCCAGACGACGTGTACCATGTCGCTCAGAGAGCCGTCAAACCCGTTACATTCGCTGACATCCGCCCGCTGACGATTCGTAGGCGGACCGCCGCTGTACAGGCGCTCGCCCTACGACAACCCGCTGAGGGTGCCCCGCGAGACCCTTACTCCtattcaacttcaacaccatcaaGGCCCTACATCTCCCAACAACCTTCTCTGGAACACCTACCCAAACCCGCGCGCACACATGCATATCCTCTGACACGCATAGAGGACAGGCGGAAGCCCTCCTTGCTTGCGCCGACGCTCACTCCGGAGTGGATGCGACGAGAAGAGTCGGTAACGTACGAGGATGACGAATATTCACGAGGAGGCGCCGCCGGAGTCAGATACGGGAGCAGACCAGGGCGAATGTACAGCGGCTCCTCGTCTAGCCACCTAGGCGGGTCCAATGTCCAAAATCAGCGTACGGTCATACGCAACTCGTCATTCTACTCCAATTCCCCGCAGCAATATCGCCCTgttcagcagcagcgacGCCCGCAGATCCGGCTCGCAGTTCACGGCCTTTCATATGTCAATGAAGGTGCGGAACATACAATTCAGGGTCCGGAGGAGCGGATAAATGAGCAGCGGGTCGTACCGGACAACCCTCCCAGCCTTCTCCCTGATGCTGCGCGGTCGGGGATGTCGATGTATGGTGCACCGTACTCGCGCGCACCGTCGTTCTCCTATCCGCACACATATCCCTATTCAGGAATGGATCGACGCTGGCCAAAAGAAGTGACTGAAGACAAAGAGGGAGGTGTATACCTGGGCCCTGCGAGAAAGATGTCCACCGTTTCTCAACAGCCGCAGAGACACCCTGGGATGCGGCTGGGCCGACGGGGAAAGGGGGGAGGGAACCGCAACGCGAAATGCATGCCAGTCGCCGCGGATGGCACACGCGACTGGAGCACAGACCTCTGTCTCTTCTGCGACCATAATTTGGGCACAT GTTGCAAAGCTCTCTGGTGCCCATGTATCGTCTACGGGCGGAACAAGGCGCGTATCGAGTACCTATACGCCGAGCAAACAGCGCACCCGACCAAAGGTGGGCCTGCGTGCTCAGGAGACTGCGCCATCCACGCGTGTCTGACGACATTCTGTTTATTTGGGTGGGCTATCCAG ATACCAAACAGAGCCtcggtgaggaggaggtaCAACATTGAGGGCGACTGGCTGGGTGATTGTGCCGCAGCGTTGTTCTGCTCGCCATGCGAACTAAGCCAGGAGAGCAGAGAGATCGACCTCGAGGAGCAGAGTTTCTTCGAAGAGACGGAGGACGAGGGGGGAGGGATGTGGGGCAAGAGATAG
- a CDS encoding Salutaridine reductase → MSKVILVTGSNSSIGFELVRILAEKGHTVYLASRNEQAGQEAQKSLHAKGLTNVKYTTLDVRDPRTIAASVALISAAHGKLDVLVNNAAISRNDVAQHPSQLSVAVARDVFETNYLGIIETTTAFLPLLRAAKAAGGVPVITNVSSPLGSQAYQSRDDATTVFTAYGNSKAAVNGYTVALANELKKEGFKVNAVSPGLVASRLNDFVKGGRTLEEGALGILPMVLLDDNGPTGKFFNWDGSEIAW, encoded by the exons ATGTCCAAAGTTATCCTAGTCACAG GCAGCAATTCGAGCATTGGATTCGAGCTCGTCCGCATCCTTGCTGAGAAGGGACACACTGTTTACCTCGCATCACGCAATGAGCAAGCTGGGCAGGAAGCGCA AAAATCCTTACACGCCAAGGGTCTCACCAACGTCAAATACACCACCCTCGACGTGCGCGACCCGCGCACCATCGCCGCTTCAGTCGCGCTGATCTCCGCCGCCCATGGTAAACTCGACGTGCTCGTAAACAACGCTGCAATCTCGCGAAACGACGTTGCGCAGCACCCATCGCAGCTGTCTGTCGCTGTAGCTCGGGACGTGTTCGAGACGAACTACCTGGGGATTATCGAGACAACAACTGCGTTCCTTCCGCTCCTGCGCGCCGCGAAGGCGGCGGGCGGTGTGCCCGTGATCACGAACGTTTCAAGCCCACTGGGCTCGCAGGCGTACCAGAGCCGCGACGACGCGACGACGGTGTTTACCGCATACGGGAATAGCAAGGCTGCAGTGAACGGATACACAGTGGCACTTGCAAACGAGCTGAAGAAGGAGGGGTTCAAGGTGAATGCGGTCAGCCCCGGCCTGGTGGCGTCGCGCTTGAATGACTTTGTAAAGGGTGGGAGAACATTGGAGGAAGGCGCCCTTGGGATTCTGCCAATGGTTTTACTGGATGACAACGGCCCAACAGGCAAGTTTTTCAACTGGGATGGGTCGGAAATCGCATGGTAA
- a CDS encoding Ammonium transporter 1 yields the protein MVNVTYDASGSLVAFDPDGVEIVYNLGDIGFIIACMALVWLMIPGVGLFYSGLLRRKNALSMIYTSLASIAVVSFQWFFWGYSLAFSETGSSFIGDLKYFGLKGVLDQPSIGSSRIPALLFCVYQLMFAAITAALAVGAIAERGRLGPVLVFIFIWTTIVYDPLACWTWNANGWSFVLGGLDFAGGTPVHISSGTAALAISVYLGKRRGYGTERLAYKPHNTTYVILGTVFLWFGWFGFNGGSALSANLRAVQACIVTNLAASVGGVTWMLWDYRIERKWSAVGFCSGAISGLVAITPASGFVGAPAAVAFGVLGGTVCNFATQLKFLLGYDDALDIFATHAVGGIVGNLLTALFAQASVAGFDGITEIPGGWLDHHYIQLAHQLADSVAGFAYSFGVTSIILWIMHFVPGLRLRASEEAEILGIDDAEMGEFAYDYVGLEQEIGHTVDTGVSASGGGREPNHAKTSNSSDDGRLDEKE from the exons ATGGTGAACGTCACATACGATGCTT CCGGGTCCCTGGTGGCCTTCGACCCCGATGGCGTTGAGATTGTCTACAATCTCGGTGACATTGGCTTCATCATTGCTTGTATGGCCCTCGTCTGGTTGATGATTCCCGGCGTTGGTCTCTTCTACTCTGGCCTTCTCCGAAGGAAGAATGCACTGTCCATGATTTACACGTCGCTGGCTTCCATTGCTGTTGTTTCCTTCCAG TGGTTTTTCTGGGGTTATTCGCTGGCGTTTAGTGAGACTGGAAGCTCATTCATTGGTGACCTCA AGTATTTTGGTCTCAAGGGTGTCCTGGACCAGCCTTCCATAGGTAGTTCCCGCATTCCCGCTCTTCTATTCTGCGTCTATCAATTGATGTTTGCTGCAATCAC CGCTGCACTTGCTGTTGGTGCCATCGCTGAGCGTGGTCGCCTAGGTCCCGTCCTCGTGTTTATTTTCATTTGGACCACTATCGTATATGATCCTCTCGCTTGCTGGACATGGAACGCGAATGGATGGTCCTTCGTGCTTGGCGGTCTTGACTTCGCTGGAGGAACACCCGTCCACATCAGCTCTGGAACGGCCGCACTCGCTATCTCAGTCTATCTTGGCAAGCGTCGTGGATATGGCACTGAACGCCTTGCTTACAAGCCTCACAACACTACATATGTCATCCTCGGAACGGTTTTCCTGTGGTTTGGCTGGTTCGGGTTCAACGGCGGTTCTGCCCTCTCTGCCAATCTACGTGCCGTCCAAGCTTGCATCGTCACTAACCTTGCTGCATCTGTCGGCGGTGTTACATGGATGCTCTGG GATTACCGAATTGAGAGGAAATGGAGTGCTGTCGGCTTTTGCTCAGGCGCCATCTCTGGCCTCGTTGCTATTACCCCTGCTTCCGGATTTGTGGGCGCACCCGCTGCAGTCGCATTTGGTGTACTTGGTGGTACTGTTTGCAACTTTGCTACCCAGCTAAAGTTCTTGTTGGGCTATGACGATGCTCTCGAT ATCTTCGCAACTCATGCTGTCGGTGGTATTGTTGGCAATCTTTTAACTGCCCTTTTCGCCCAAGCCAGCGTCGCTGGATTTGACGGCATCACTGAAATTCCGGGAGGCTGGCTGGACCACCATTATATCCAGCTTGCCCACCAACTTGCTGATTCCGTTGCCGGATTTGCTTACTCTTTCGGTGTAACT TCTATTATACTGTGGATCATGCACTTCGTTCCTGGTCTCCGACTCCGTGCATCTGAGGAGGCCGAGATTCTCGGTATCGACGATGCTGAGATGGGTGAATTTGCCTACGATTATGTAGGCCTTGAGCAGGAAATTGGCCACACTGTCGATACTGGTGTCTCTGCCTCTGGAGGGGGTCGCGAACCCAATCACGCCAAGACCTCCAATAGCAGCGACGACGGCAGGCTCGATGAGAAGGAGTAA